One window of Lawsonibacter asaccharolyticus genomic DNA carries:
- a CDS encoding Zn-dependent hydrolase, giving the protein MDDWFTLERIDEDTDILSEYRHWEETHCYLLRGRERSLLIDTGLGICDIRQAVDRLTDRPVAAVATHIHWDHIGGHRYFPEFYAHEAELNWLSGGFPLSVEAVRAMVADRCCLPEDFDVSRYTLFQGYPARVLRDGDRIELGGRTLEVLHTPGHSPGHMCFWEAERGYLFSGDLVYRGTLFACYPSTNPEEYLSSLERTACLPMERLLPAHHALDIGPELLGRVRDAFRGLKEQGKLRHGGGTFDYGDWAVRL; this is encoded by the coding sequence ATGGATGATTGGTTCACGCTGGAGCGGATCGATGAGGATACGGACATCCTCAGTGAGTACCGCCACTGGGAGGAGACTCACTGCTACCTGCTGCGGGGAAGGGAGCGCAGCCTGCTCATCGATACCGGGCTGGGGATCTGCGACATCCGGCAGGCGGTGGACCGTCTGACGGATCGGCCGGTGGCGGCGGTAGCCACCCACATCCACTGGGACCACATCGGGGGCCACCGGTACTTTCCGGAGTTTTACGCCCACGAGGCAGAGCTGAATTGGCTGTCGGGCGGGTTCCCGCTGTCCGTGGAGGCCGTCCGGGCCATGGTGGCGGACCGCTGTTGCCTGCCGGAAGACTTTGATGTGAGCCGGTACACCCTGTTCCAGGGGTATCCCGCCCGCGTGCTGCGGGACGGAGACCGCATCGAGCTGGGCGGGCGGACCTTGGAGGTGCTCCACACGCCGGGCCACTCTCCTGGCCACATGTGTTTTTGGGAGGCGGAGCGGGGCTATCTTTTTTCCGGAGATCTAGTCTATCGAGGCACCCTGTTCGCCTGCTACCCCTCTACCAACCCGGAGGAATACCTGAGTTCCCTGGAGCGGACCGCCTGCCTGCCGATGGAGCGCCTGCTCCCTGCCCACCACGCCCTGGACATCGGGCCGGAGCTCCTGGGCCGTGTGCGGGACGCTTTCCGCGGGCTGAAAGAGCAGGGAAAGCTCCGCCACGGCGGCGGCACCTTTGATTACGGGGACTGGGCGGTCCGGCTGTGA
- a CDS encoding ATP-dependent helicase subunit A: protein MAFALTEEQSRAVHDRGGGLLVSAAAGSGKTRVLVERLLDQVTGEGADIDDFLVITYTRAAAAELRARIAQELSDRLAERPNDRHLRRQTTLVYKAQISTVHAFCAALLRESGHQIGLDPDFRLCDEGEGAVLMARVLGETLDRQYEDLDPEGDFAALVDTMAAGRDDSRLEQIVLDVFGRIQSHPDPAGWLADQSRLWELDGVTDAGDTPWGALLLADARRQGERCLELLLRALELTGRDSVLSQNYGPSLSQSIQGVRALLAADSWDGVYRALPVEFPAAGRKKGVEDLEAAERVKGLRTRCKKQMDKLFEDLGGDSGQLLADLALARPAVQGLMELTARFQEDYAREKARRGVLDFSDLEHLALRLLTQDGDGGPGPLARYWSGRFAEVMVDEYQDTNQVQNAIFTAVSDGGRKLFMVGDVKQSIYRFRLADPTIFLDKYRRFKPWDQAAEGEERTVVLTRNFRSRPEVLEGTNDLFRNIMSTEFGELDYTQDQALAPGAAFPPEGDWQVELDLEDLSFLGDQEEGERADKNLLEARWAARRIRELLDGELMLTEGSGQRRAEPSDVLLLLRSPGAVLHHYIRALNEAGLPWSAEGGEDFFASTEINVALSLLQIVDNPRQDVALIAALRSPVYGFSGDQLALLRAEGEGDFYSAVVQAAGRGDQACRDFLTELEELRFGAGDRTCRQLIWHIYERTNLLGLFGAMDGGQERQGRLLTLYALAGRLEEAGCRSLFQFLLRLERMRQTGGLSLSAPGREGGGVTIMSIHRSKGLEKPVVLLCGLSRRLNRDDLQRPVLFHPVLGVGPRGLDRERMVEYPTLARKAVARKLEREMMAEELRLLYVAMTRAKEKLILSIPLRRGAEELEKLGEDLSVPPSPMALERQQSVGGWVLLHALARPEASALRSMAGLPEVSPGTLGPAWDIRWVDGAALAEIPEQRGRFADLPGESETEPEGLREALAWHYPFSLSSQTPSKLTATQLKGRSLDQETREEAAPAALPPQPLSILRPQFVAEERGLTPAQRGTALHLAMQYLPLDTDTPERAAAELERLVSGGFLTPQQGAAADPGQLSAFFNSPLGREMASAPVCRREFKFSVLLPAEEFCPGLEPGEEVLLQGVVDAWFETLEGITVVDFKSDRVSRSGVAARGEEYRPQLEAYSRALEEITGKQVVRKALWFFEPGELILL from the coding sequence ATGGCCTTTGCCTTGACAGAGGAACAGAGCAGAGCAGTCCATGACCGGGGGGGCGGACTGCTGGTGTCGGCTGCGGCCGGCTCGGGCAAGACCCGGGTGCTGGTGGAGCGGTTGCTGGACCAGGTGACCGGGGAGGGAGCGGATATCGACGACTTCCTGGTCATTACATATACCCGGGCGGCTGCGGCAGAGCTGCGGGCCCGGATTGCTCAGGAGCTGTCCGACCGGCTGGCGGAGCGGCCCAACGACCGGCACCTGCGGCGGCAGACCACGTTGGTCTACAAGGCCCAGATCTCCACGGTGCACGCCTTCTGTGCCGCTCTGCTGCGGGAGAGCGGCCACCAGATCGGGTTGGACCCGGACTTTCGGCTGTGCGACGAGGGGGAGGGCGCGGTCCTGATGGCCCGGGTGCTGGGGGAGACCCTGGACCGCCAGTACGAGGATCTGGACCCGGAGGGGGACTTTGCCGCCCTGGTGGACACCATGGCCGCCGGGCGGGACGACAGCCGCCTGGAGCAGATCGTGCTGGACGTGTTCGGCCGCATCCAGAGCCACCCGGACCCGGCGGGCTGGCTGGCAGACCAGAGCCGCCTGTGGGAGCTGGATGGGGTCACCGACGCGGGGGACACCCCCTGGGGGGCGCTGCTGCTGGCCGACGCCAGGCGGCAGGGGGAGCGCTGCCTGGAGCTGCTGCTCCGGGCGCTGGAGCTCACCGGCCGGGACAGCGTGCTCAGCCAGAATTACGGCCCCAGTCTCTCCCAGTCCATCCAGGGGGTGCGGGCCCTGCTGGCGGCGGACAGCTGGGACGGCGTGTACCGGGCCCTGCCAGTGGAGTTCCCAGCGGCGGGGCGGAAAAAGGGCGTGGAGGACCTGGAGGCGGCGGAGCGGGTGAAGGGACTGCGCACCCGCTGCAAGAAGCAGATGGACAAGCTCTTTGAGGACCTGGGCGGGGACAGCGGGCAGCTGCTGGCCGACCTGGCCCTGGCCCGGCCCGCGGTGCAGGGCCTGATGGAGCTGACGGCCCGCTTTCAGGAGGACTACGCCCGGGAGAAGGCGCGCCGGGGCGTACTGGACTTTTCCGACCTGGAACATCTGGCCCTGCGGCTGCTCACCCAGGACGGGGACGGAGGGCCCGGCCCGCTGGCCCGGTACTGGAGCGGCCGGTTCGCCGAGGTGATGGTGGACGAGTATCAGGACACCAACCAGGTGCAGAACGCCATCTTCACTGCCGTGTCCGATGGGGGGCGGAAGCTGTTTATGGTGGGAGACGTGAAGCAGTCCATCTACCGCTTCCGGCTGGCCGACCCCACCATCTTCCTGGACAAGTACCGCCGTTTCAAACCTTGGGACCAGGCGGCGGAGGGGGAGGAGCGGACAGTGGTGCTCACCCGCAACTTCCGTTCCCGGCCGGAGGTCCTGGAGGGGACCAACGACCTCTTCCGAAATATTATGTCAACTGAATTCGGGGAGCTGGACTACACCCAGGACCAGGCGCTGGCGCCGGGAGCCGCCTTCCCGCCGGAGGGAGACTGGCAGGTGGAGCTGGACCTGGAGGACCTGTCCTTCCTGGGGGACCAGGAGGAAGGGGAACGGGCGGACAAAAATCTGCTGGAGGCCCGCTGGGCGGCCCGCCGTATCCGGGAGCTGCTGGACGGGGAGCTGATGCTGACGGAGGGGAGCGGGCAGCGGCGGGCGGAGCCCTCTGACGTGCTCCTTCTCCTGCGCTCCCCGGGGGCGGTGCTCCACCACTATATCCGGGCCCTCAACGAGGCGGGGCTGCCCTGGTCCGCCGAGGGCGGGGAGGACTTCTTTGCCTCCACCGAGATCAATGTGGCCCTGTCCCTTCTCCAGATCGTGGACAATCCCCGCCAGGATGTGGCGCTGATCGCGGCCCTGCGCTCCCCGGTGTACGGCTTTTCAGGAGATCAGCTGGCTCTGCTCCGGGCGGAGGGGGAGGGGGACTTCTATTCCGCTGTGGTCCAGGCCGCCGGCCGGGGGGACCAGGCGTGCCGGGATTTCCTGACGGAGCTGGAGGAGCTGCGCTTCGGGGCAGGGGACCGCACCTGCCGCCAGCTGATCTGGCACATCTATGAACGGACCAACCTGCTGGGCCTGTTCGGGGCCATGGACGGGGGGCAGGAGCGGCAGGGCCGCCTGCTCACCCTCTATGCCCTGGCGGGGCGTCTGGAGGAGGCGGGGTGCCGGTCTCTCTTCCAGTTCCTGCTGCGCCTGGAGCGGATGCGCCAGACCGGGGGACTGTCCCTGTCCGCCCCAGGCCGGGAGGGGGGCGGTGTGACCATCATGTCCATCCACCGCTCCAAGGGGTTGGAGAAACCGGTGGTGCTGCTGTGCGGCCTGTCCCGGCGGCTGAACCGGGACGACCTCCAGCGGCCTGTCCTCTTCCATCCGGTGCTGGGGGTGGGCCCCCGGGGCCTGGACCGGGAGCGGATGGTGGAGTACCCCACCCTGGCCCGCAAGGCGGTGGCCCGGAAGCTGGAGCGGGAGATGATGGCGGAGGAGCTGCGTCTGCTCTATGTGGCCATGACCCGGGCCAAAGAGAAGCTGATCCTCTCCATCCCGCTGCGGCGGGGAGCGGAGGAGCTGGAAAAGCTGGGGGAGGACCTGTCTGTTCCACCCTCCCCCATGGCGTTGGAGCGCCAGCAGAGCGTGGGCGGCTGGGTGCTGCTTCACGCCCTGGCCCGGCCCGAGGCGTCCGCCCTGCGGAGCATGGCGGGGCTGCCGGAGGTGTCCCCGGGGACTCTGGGGCCCGCCTGGGATATTCGATGGGTAGATGGGGCGGCACTGGCCGAGATTCCGGAGCAGAGGGGCCGCTTCGCGGATCTGCCCGGAGAGTCGGAGACGGAACCGGAGGGGCTGAGAGAGGCGCTGGCCTGGCACTATCCGTTCTCCCTTTCCTCCCAGACTCCCTCCAAGCTCACCGCCACCCAGCTCAAGGGGCGGAGCCTGGACCAGGAGACCCGGGAGGAGGCCGCCCCAGCGGCCCTTCCGCCCCAGCCGCTCTCCATCCTGCGGCCCCAGTTCGTGGCGGAGGAGCGGGGACTCACCCCGGCCCAGCGGGGCACAGCCCTGCACCTGGCCATGCAGTATCTCCCCCTGGACACGGACACCCCGGAGCGGGCAGCGGCGGAGCTGGAGCGCCTGGTGTCCGGCGGCTTCCTCACCCCCCAGCAGGGGGCGGCGGCCGATCCGGGACAGCTCTCCGCGTTCTTTAACTCGCCCCTGGGCAGGGAGATGGCGTCGGCCCCCGTGTGCCGCCGGGAATTCAAATTTTCCGTGCTGCTGCCGGCGGAGGAGTTCTGCCCCGGCCTGGAGCCGGGGGAGGAGGTGCTGCTCCAGGGCGTAGTGGACGCCTGGTTCGAGACTCTGGAGGGCATCACGGTGGTGGACTTCAAGAGCGACCGGGTCTCCCGGTCCGGGGTGGCGGCCCGGGGAGAGGAGTACCGCCCTCAGCTGGAGGCGTACAGCCGGGCCCTGGAGGAGATCACCGGAAAACAGGTGGTCCGAAAGGCGCTCTGGTTCTTCGAACCGGGGGAGCTGATCCTTCTGTGA
- a CDS encoding 50S ribosomal protein L31 has translation MKAGIHPDYQQTTIRCACGNVIETGSTKKDIRVEVCSKCHPFYTGKQKMVDTGGRVSRFNKKFGLDK, from the coding sequence ATGAAAGCAGGCATCCATCCCGATTATCAGCAGACCACCATCCGGTGCGCTTGCGGCAATGTGATCGAGACTGGCTCCACCAAGAAGGATATCCGCGTGGAAGTGTGTTCCAAGTGTCACCCCTTCTACACCGGTAAGCAGAAGATGGTGGACACCGGTGGTCGTGTCAGCCGCTTCAACAAGAAGTTCGGCCTGGACAAGTGA